From Bacillus rossius redtenbacheri isolate Brsri chromosome 16, Brsri_v3, whole genome shotgun sequence, a single genomic window includes:
- the LOC134540206 gene encoding uncharacterized protein LOC134540206 isoform X3: MEACRGLVLLWLAGAGAQRPRLELSTEFFLVPAVVAPSAANGSHHHHQPQEAAGLLRREPWVIPLLVLSSLTMLLIAGFEVFVVCKAWRTTPSRRHLFLGQTLLLGLFACSALGALLAAAPTPATCAAVRFGAGVSYAVVFAALLVKCVFLISLNGGVYLPAPYQALLLLFAVLIQVAVGAQWLLNAPPAVRLLALERAAPAAPTGPRLVVTAHDLRSAPALPLCRTPYTDLLMSLLYVMCLILFVAVLAIKSRGIRDNYREATFIGLAVGCSILIWVCWALGGLAVAERHRDACLAFGLVATAAAVFLVMFMPKGRQLAAAGRDGVYVEDREERFSSLSQPGSGYSPSFFHFKPPPPLPPPLCKAVHLQQSLAGGVYVKPDDLSMYTTLEPTFSSNPNVFFQRGGVHPGMMY, from the exons ATGGAAGCGTGTCGCGGGCTCGTGCTGCTGTGGCTGGCGGGCGCGGGCGCGCAGCGACCACGCCTGGAGCTCAGCACCGAGTTCTTCCTGGTGCCGGCCGTCGTGGCGCCCTCCGCCGCCAACGGcagccaccaccaccaccagccCCAGGAGGCGGCGGGGCTGCTGCGGCGCGAGCCCTGGGTCATCCCCCTGCTGGTGCTGTCCTCGCTCACCATGCTGCTCATCGCCGGCTTCGAG GTGTTCGTGGTGTGCAAGGCGTGGCGCACGACCCCCAGCCGCCGCCACTTGTTCCTGGGCCAGACGCTGCTGCTGGGGTTGTTCGCGTGCTCGGCGCTAGGGGCGCTGCTGGCCGCGGCCCCCACTCCCGCCACGTGCGCCGCCGTGCGCTTCGGCGCCGGCGTGTCGTACGCCGTGGTGTTCGCGGCGCTGCTCGTCAAGTGCGTGTTCCTCATCAGCCTGAACGGCGGCGTGTACCTGCCGGCGCCCTACCAGGCGCTGCTGCTGCTCTTCGCCGTGCTCATCCAG GTCGCGGTGGGCGCGCAGTGGCTGCTGAACGCGCCGCCCGCCGTGCGGCTGCTGGCGCTGGAgcgcgccgcccccgccgcccccacCGGCCCCCGGCTCGTCGTCACGGCGCACGACCTGCGCTCCGCCCCCGCGCTGCCGCTCTGCCGCACGCCCTACACCGACCTGCTCATGTCGCTGCTATACGTCATGTGCCTCATCCTGTTCGTCGCCGTGCTCGCCATCAAGTCCCGCG GCATCCGCGACAACTACCGCGAGGCGACGTTCATCGGCCTGGCGGTGGGCTGCAGCATCCTGATCTGGGTGTGCTGGGCGCTGGGCGGGCTGGCCGTGGCGGAGCGGCACCGGGACGCCTGCCTCGCCTTCGGCCTGGTGGCCACGGCGGCGGCCGTCTTCCTCGTCATGTTCATGCCCAAGGGGCGGCAGCTGGCGGCGGCCGGGCGCGACGGCGTGTACGTGGAGGACCGCGAGGAGCGCTTCAGCTCGCTGAGCCAGCCGGGCTCGGGCTACTCCCCGTCCTTCTTCCACTTCAAGCCGCCCCCGCCCCTGCCGCCGCCGCTCTGCAAGGCGGTGCACCTGCAGCAGTCGCTGGCCG